The following proteins come from a genomic window of Lolium rigidum isolate FL_2022 chromosome 5, APGP_CSIRO_Lrig_0.1, whole genome shotgun sequence:
- the LOC124655987 gene encoding CASP-like protein 4C1 yields MSSPLRNGEQAAAGRRKAAGRMGTLLLLLRVFALCFSLAAAVFAAMDGAVLRLAPFRFLLAANAIVAVYSAFEVAAAAWEVCKGATLLPEAMQLWFDFGHDQGFGYMALAAAATAARDAAACGGGNISSAACLQADIAVGLGFAAFVVLALAALATGFRLVRFMATGSRLPGSSSAPSSTSPY; encoded by the exons ATGTCGTCGCCGCTGCGCAACGGAGagcaggcggcggcggggcggaggaaggcggcgggacGGATGGGgacgctcctgctgctgctgcgggtGTTTGCGCTGTGCTTCagcctggcggcggcggtgttcgCGGCGATGGACGGCGCCGTGCTGCGGCTGGCGCCGTTCCGGTTCCTGCTCGCGGCGAACGCGATCGTGGCCGTGTACTCGGCGTTCGAGGTCGCCGCGGCGGCGTGGGAGGTGTGCAAGGGCGCCACGCTGCTCCCGGAGGCCATGCAGCTCTGGTTCGACTTCGGCCACGACCAG GGTTTCGGGTACATGGCGCtggccgcggcggcgacggcggcgagggatgcggcggcgtgcggcggaggGAACATCAGCAGCGCGGCGTGCCTGCAGGCCGACATAGCTGTGGGGCTCGGGTTCGCGGCGTTCGTGGTCCTGGCGCTGGCCGCGCTCGCGACGGGGTTCCGGCTCGTCCGCTTCATGGCCACCGGCTCCCGGCTCccgggctcctcctccgcgccgtcGTCGACGTCCCCGTACTGA